Part of the Triticum aestivum cultivar Chinese Spring chromosome 4D, IWGSC CS RefSeq v2.1, whole genome shotgun sequence genome is shown below.
TGGGCTAACGGAGTAGAATCCGGCAGACCCCTCGATGATGGAGTGATGCGGCTAGCCAGAAAGAGCAAAGGGGAAATAGCAGAACATATTACCCAGGTACATGCCCTCACAAGGAACATGTAAAAACTTTTGAAGTCTTTATGCAATGCCAAGAGTTAGCTTTTTGCTGGTTTCATTATTTTGTTGTCCCTTTGCGTTTTGCCTTCTGCTTTGAATTTGGTTTAATGCCGACTAGCCTTAGTTTTGGCTCCCGTCAGACGGACAACATGGTTGTGGTTGCATCACTTTTGATAGAATTCGGCAGGAATTCCATCTACTCCATGAGTCCAATTATTGACCATCTTATAAAAAGCAAACCTAATATGTTGCTTAGTAAAAGGCTCGCCAACTCAGCATTGTCCAACTCGTTTAACTTCTAATTCATTTCCCCACTCTTCATCATGTAGTCTCAAATTATTGGTTTCAATACGACCAAATAGAGACTTGTAAAATATCAGTAGCATGAGCAAGAATCTGCTCAGTCCCCTGTTGtcgggaatcgtagcataatttaaaatttttctacgctcaccaagatgcatctatggagtctactagcaacgaggggaaaggagtgcatctacatacccttatagatcgcgagcggaagcgttccaatgaacgtggatgacggagtcgtactcgccgtgatccaaatcaccgatgaccgagtgccgaacggacggcacctccgcgttcaacacacgtacggtgcagcgacgtctcctccttcttgatccagcaagggggaaggagaagttgatgaagatccagcagcacggcggcgtggtggtggatgtagcgggtctcggcagggctttgccaagcttctgcgagagagagagaggtgttgcaggggaggagggaggcgcccaaggctgtgtcttgctgccctccctcccccctttatataggccccctgggaggggcgccggcccacggagatgggatctccaagggggggcggcggccaaagggggggaaggggtgccttgccccccaaggcaagggggaagctcccccctagggttcccaaccctaggcgcatggggggaggcccaaggggggcgccccagcccactaagggctggttcccttccactttcagcccacggggccctccgggataggtggccccacccggtggacccccgggacccttccggtggtcccggtacaataccggtaacccccgaaactttttcggtggccgaaacttgacttcctatatataattcttcacctccggaccattccggaacctctcgtgacgtccgggatctcatccgggactccgaacaactttcgggtttccgcatacatatatctctacaaccctagcgtcaccgaaccttaagtgtgtagaccctacgggttcgggagacatgcagacatgaccgagacgcctctccggtcaataaccaacagcgggatctggatacccatgttggctcccacatgttccacgatgatctcatcggatgaaccacggtgtcgaggattcaatcaatccgtatgcaattccctttgtcaattggtatgttacttgcccgagattcgatcgtcggtatcccaataccttgttcaatctcgttaccggcaagtctctttactcgtaccgcaatgcatgatcccgtgactaacgccttagtcacattgagctcattatgatgatgcattaccgagtgggcccaNNNNNNNNNNgtgccaacccaacagacactttcggagatacccgtagtgcacctttatagtcacccagttacgttgtgacgtttggcacacccaaagcactcctacggtatccgggagttgcacgatctcatggtctaagaaaaagatacttgacattggaaaagctctagcaaacgaaactacacgatcttttatgctatgcttaggattgggtcttgtccatcacatcattctcctaatgatgtgatcccgttatcaatgacatccaatgtccatagtcaggaaaccatgactatctgttgatcaacgagctagtcaactagaggcttactagggacacgttgtggtctatgcattcacacatgtattacgatttccggacaatacaattatagcatgaataatagacgattatcatgaacaaagaaatataataataactatttattattgcctctagggcatatttccaacacctgtaACATGTCATTGCCATTTTACAACTCTTTCTATTATTTGCACCAACACTAGTATCTCCATGCAGTAGCCATCTTTCACTGGATCTATTCTGCTAGTATTTTTCTTCTTCGTCATATATGTGAAACAAGGTACCCTCCACAAAACCTTTTCTTGTGTATTATTCCTCGGACAAAGGTTGAATTTCCTCTAACATTTCTGGATTTTCcaattctgccaatcactatttTTTCCGTTTGAGCATATTACCTCTAACATTAATCCCCAAACCTTTTTTCATTTTCAGCAACTCTATGTGGTGTTGGTTGGTTGTGGAGTTCCCACCTCTCCAACGCTGACTAGCTCCCCTCGAAGGTAGTGACCAGTGGGATACATCTCACTGTTTTCGGTTATCCCTAATCCTAGCTCATTTACTTGTTATTACTTTGGTCCCTTGACCTTGCAAGCATCATGTGGGTTATTTATCTTTCCTTAGTATTGTTAGGCTCACATTTCATAAGACTAACTTGCTAATAATTCAAATAAAAATTGTAGATTACCTATTAACACCCCCTCAATGTCCATCTTGATCATTTCAATAGGACACAAATGATAGCGAGAATAAATGAGTAGATTCACTAACCACTAATGGTAGTTCTAATCATGATCACAACGTTTTGGTTTGTAACAAGGTGCATATTCCCTATGTGGGCAGGCCCAAATGCAAGATCCCATGTTCCCAATCGGTAAACAGTGCCGAACTCTGAATTTATTTTACAGGATATGTCAACTAAATTTGTTTTATATTTAAGTCGATGGTATTAATCACATAATCTGCTCACAATTCTCTCTACCCTTTAATAACCATCCACTTCATGCGTTCAGAAACAAATTGTTCTTTCCTCCTCGCTCATGTGACCTAGGAGCAGGCAGTGTCTTATGTTCCCCAACTCCCCGATAGGCACAAGCACCCCCCCCCCTCCATTTGTCACCCCGGGGatgggagggggagagggccgcgCAGGGCTTCGGTCTAATGGTGGTAGTATTAGAAATAAATTTAGATTTGTCTCCGGTTGGCGGTGGCAAGACGATGGCCTCGTCGTCGACGTGGAATAAGGTCTCCCCGCCTCGTCCTTGTTCCGGTGGTGCTTCCTTGCATCATCGGGAGGCATGTGAGGATCATGCGCCCTCATATCTAGTTCTCGGggtctgttttttcttcttctatgGGTTTGTCTCGATGGCACTGTTCTGCGAAGCAGACAACATGGCCATGTGTTTTGTTTCTCGGACTCTACTACGAAGGTTGGCCAACCTCGGCCTGATCGGTGTGAGATTTGTGCTCCACGACTCCGCTTGGCCAAACCTTTGGATCGCCAAGCATATCAGGTGCAATAACTTTTTACTCGTCCTTGAATGATAAGGTGTCTTATAGTAGGAAGCTGAGGCGTCTTACATGCCCTTTCCGATGTTCTCTTTTTTGAGGCAGTAATTTGCTATGTAGATCATGGCTGGCGCGGTCTTCTGATATACATTGACGACTTACCGGCTACTGCTTCTACAAGTTTTTGGGTTTCAACAAGTTTGCTCTGTTGAGACAAAGACCAAGAGCCGGCAATGAGCTTTGCTCACAGAGTACTGTCGATGGATGTAGGAGGAAGAAAATTTTGGCACCCCTAAAGATTAGGAGGTATTTTTCAATTTCTATGTAGGTATTTTCATAAGGCCATGTGCTACCAGTGCAGATTTTTGGAACATGGGTGTAGGCGCACTCGACTaggcaattttttttttgaaaaaatggaaaaaaaatgtgGAACTTTGTCGGAACAAGCGTTTTCTTGTGTATCACTCACATGTAAAGTTTCGCGACAAAGTGACTTCCGTAGTATTGTAGGCGAAAAAGACAAAATTGCAACCACAAATGTGTGAATGGTAAGCTTAATATGTTGCCGGTTTTGTTTGTATTTGTTCCGAATACCACCGAAGTTATTTTGTCGCGAAACTTTAGACGTGAGGTACACTAAACAATGCTTGTTTCGACAAAGTTTcactttttttactatttttaattattatttttgaaattcAGGTGCGCCTAGACCCATGTTCCATGTTCCGTTGTGTATTTTGGCATGTGCTACTTAATATATAATACATGGCTGTTGCCCTTTTCCCAAAAGGAAAATCTCTATACCCTCTATACAAATCAACACCGACACATCACACAGCTCAAGATGTCAACATAGACATAATAAAAACTCACACGACTCAGAATTGGCAAAACCATATTAATCTGCTGGGAAAAATAGCCACTATAACAAGAAAAGTTGGTTAACCAAACAAGAAAGTAGGCAAAAGCTAGTTCAAAAAAGTTGGACATATTTCACCTCCATGACGCAGCCTGAAGCTAGTAGAAAGTTGCTCTGAATTATGAACAGTGATAAATCACCTATACAATTCTTTACACGGAAAGAACGGTAATATATATCGCATTTAACTTTAGGTCACTTGACGCAGCTCTATAACCAAATTAGGATACAGCTGGTATGTAACGCTCCATAAGTCCAGTACATATGAATTTACATCATAGACATAACCTTCCAAATTGTGCCCGATTATTCGGCATGTCCGTCCTGTCAAACCTTGAGCCATCCGCCTGGATATACCTCAGTTGTCTTTCCGTTTTCGACTTTCTTCGCCCTTGAGTCGCTCTGAATTGTTTTTTCAGAAAGTGAAGGCAAAATTGTTGTAAAGCTTATCCCCTTGCTCCTCCTGCAGCATTGATAGACGGTTTCAGAAGATCTATTAATGTCCTACACGTCAGATTACTGTCTAATGCTCACAATGATCCCATACCTGAGATGAGCTACAAAGAACACTGCGCCAATGAGCGTGATCCCTCCAGCAACTGACTTCAGCACCCCATTCCCAGATTTTGGAGCATCGTTCCCTGTGCCCTGAGCATTGCTGTTGTTTTCAGTTGTATCCAGTTTGTCGGATTTGCAAGCTTCCTGGATTAGCAAAGTCAAGATAAATGTTATTGTTCTGTTGTGGTAGTCCAGACAAAAAGAAATAACAATAAGAGTAGCATCCAAAATGCTTGGCATATCAGGAAATACCATGTGATCCTTAGTCCTTGCGCTATCATCTTTTTCtgggtgatcagtgaatattttccCATTTCCCTGAACAGAATCATGTGAAGGTTCGGCGTGTCCATCATGAATCCTTTCGGACACTTTGACAGGAGGACCGTTCAAATCATTCTTGCAACTGTCGGAAGCTAAATAACTGTTTATGGAGTCTGACTCTTCTGAGCTTAGCGAACATTTATTTGTTCTAGTTGTTGAACACCGATCTGTTGGTGAGAGTAGGTTCTCATGAAAAGGAGTTGAATTCGTAGTATCAGCATCCATAACACCAGCGTCAAGTGATCCCGCTGATTCGGCTAGCGACTTCTCTTCGGGCATTTCATGCCCACTGTCTCCATAGCCTTCTCTTTCTTCCTTGGGGGCATCACCCAACTGCAAAAGCTCGGAAAGTTTGTCGTCATCAAGAGAATCCTGAGGCCCTAGCACAAAGAGACTGCTCTCTGCTTCATCAGAGTCATAATGTCGGTCGCTTTGTTCATCACTCTGTCCTTCAAATATGCTCTGTGGAAAATAGGGATTGAAAGGAATAATATTGATCAGTCGGCAAGAACATGCAAAGAAAACTGAAACAATTGTTACAAAGAGTTTGCCAGCTAATGTGGTACTTTAGAAATGGCATGCGGACTGTGCCCACTCGAACAAGATGAACTGCATTGTGGCTGCTCCAAGCTTCTGCGGATGCCTCCAACAATATAGTTGGGCATGGCTATTGTGTGGGTTACAACATCAAAATCAGGCACCTGTCACCAGGGAGCAGAAACACTTGTTTTAGAATTACAGTGTTTATTGGTCAATGAAAATTTGACCAAAATGTTTTTATTTTGCAGAAAGAAAGTCATTGTTGAAATGGGTTGCATTCAAATCCAGGACTTACGTTTAGCTGCATCATCCCAGCCTTTTTAGACAGTGAACGTATGCACATGCAGACTTTCCGAACATTTCTTTTCTCGACCACATCAGAAGGGGTAAACAAATCAATTCCAGCTAATCCAAGGGTTTGGCATAcctagaaagaaaaaaaatatgataAGCTGCCCTTTCAAAAAAAATCAAGCCGATAAAGTGAAAATTAATGCACTTATAAATTGAAAATAAAGATAACGACTTGCTAAACTGCTAGGAGTAACATTAAATTATTAATACCTTTAGAAACGAGTCTACTTTTGGATAGGGCGTATATTTCCCATTGCTTTTACCAAAAGATGGTCTCTCATAAATATATACTTTTGATTGCTTGAGTTGTTCTTTGTTCTTTCTGAGTAGCCTCTTCCATATTACTTTGGAAACTTGAAATCTGTCGGCATAAAAAGCAGAATGTATCAAAGAAAAATTAGGAAAAGCTAAGGAAATAAAAAATGTCTCAGAACATGTGACTACTTTGATTAATATTGCCCATAAAATTAAGGTAAAGGATTGGGCAGTGTTAAGCATTATTTTTCTGAACAGTTGGCTCATAATGTAGACAGAAGCTCACACTTGTAAAGAACCAAAGTTGCCTATTAGGCATTATTAGCTAAAGCATATCATTCACTGCAACCCAAGATCTCTTAGTTGCACATTACATAAAAGGAAATTCATACAAAAacctactccctctataaagaaatataagagcatttagatcactaaagtagtgatctaaacgctcttatattttttacagagggagtacgaagTAACACCAAGTAGTAGGATTGCATGCTAGAGAAGTAGAAAGTGACGATGAATGGATCTTACAGCAATTCCCCGTCACCTAGAAGGTCTGCTACCAAAATGTCTTCATCAAACCTAACATGGAGAACTTCGCCAAGCCAGATTTTTGTTTGTTTCTGAAAcgaacacataaataaaaagggaagccaaaaaaataaaaacaattgTCAACACAAAGTCAAAATGATAATATATAGTATATATAAGCACAATAGAAGATATTCTGATGTACAGAAGCAGGATAGTGACAGAAAAAAAGGTGGTTAGTGCAGAGGTATATGTATAACCAACAAGAAAAGTATTTTCAGTACAGGATATCAAACAGACAAAAAGATGT
Proteins encoded:
- the LOC123095820 gene encoding protein OPAQUE10; protein product: MRRAQPQQHGTAPAPGTGTGVVRVDKASPASSFRQLDDAFLQKQTKIWLGEVLHVRFDEDILVADLLGDGELLFQVSKVIWKRLLRKNKEQLKQSKVYIYERPSFGKSNGKYTPYPKVDSFLKVCQTLGLAGIDLFTPSDVVEKRNVRKVCMCIRSLSKKAGMMQLNVPDFDVVTHTIAMPNYIVGGIRRSLEQPQCSSSCSSGHSPHAISKSIFEGQSDEQSDRHYDSDEAESSLFVLGPQDSLDDDKLSELLQLGDAPKEEREGYGDSGHEMPEEKSLAESAGSLDAGVMDADTTNSTPFHENLLSPTDRCSTTRTNKCSLSSEESDSINSYLASDSCKNDLNGPPVKVSERIHDGHAEPSHDSVQGNGKIFTDHPEKDDSARTKDHMEACKSDKLDTTENNSNAQGTGNDAPKSGNGVLKSVAGGITLIGAVFFVAHLRRSKGISFTTILPSLSEKTIQSDSRAKKVENGKTTEVYPGGWLKV